The DNA window TTAAACATTGTGCTTTAAATTTTCCAGCTGCAATTTCCATTATTCCCTCCACTAAATTGACTATAGTCATTTCACTATGGTTATTTGAAGTAGTCAAGTGATAATCAACAATTTCAATATCAAGCGCATTGCAATCTATAACTCGTTGGTGCTTTAAAATTTGTAAAACCGCAGCAATATCGTAATTTGCCCATAGATTCAATTATTATTTTTATTTCGATAGAATCCATTTTTTATCTACAAAATTTATTTTTGCAGAATCTGGTAAAAAATTCCTTTCATCTGAAAAATCATTAAAATATAAAATGTTAACAGAATTATTGTTCATCCAAACCGGGGAAAGAATTCCTTCTTTAATACTAAATTCTTCCTCTAATTCATTATTATTTTGATGATTAACAAAATAAATTTTTAAGCCATTCCCGCAATAATAAGCTGGCGTTCCGTCGGGACAATAATCAGCATCAATTAGTTTCGTATAATCGTCTGATATTACAGGATAATTCCAAAACTCATAGTCTTTTCCTGATTTAGAATTGATTAGCATTATTCTACTACCTTCGTAGTATTGTATGACAAGGGAATAATAATTAATTTCAGGGATATGTTCTAAAAATCGGTAGAATCTACTTACTTCTGTGTTTCCATCTTTCAAAATTAACTTTTCTCCATTCTCTAGTGAAAGAATCAATTCATTTACATTTCGCTGAACGAGTTTACTGAATTCAATTTTCTTTAATTGAATTGGTTCAATTTTATTATAACATTCAAATGAATTAGAAATTCCTTCACAAATAGCTTTCCATTTTTGGTTTGGCGCATAACTATGAAAATTTCCCGGAGATTCTTTCACGATGTAGCCAGAAAAAACCCAACCACGTCCAAATTTAGATTCTATTAACACCCAGTGGTCTTTAATGCTATTTACAATATCTTCTCTGGAATCTGTTTCTATATGCTTTAGCTTAGTGCGAAAAGGTAATAAATAAATGGATTTACTTTTTATATCTGGCTTTTCTCGTAGATGAATTCCTGATTTCGATGAAGTCCAAAAATAAATTTCTTCTTCTTTTTTTATATCTTCTTTTTGAACATTTATTTCCTTTGGGAGTTCAATATTTTTTTCTTTGCAAAATCCAAAAAGGAGAATTAGTAATAAGAGTTTAGAGAACATCATAATTAGAATATTTTTTTCTGTTTAACAACTTTCATTTGATTTTTTCCACTGTAACAACAAATCACCGTTATCCACTACAGCTCCAACGGAGCGCAATACCTCTCCGGCATGGGTGCAAGCCCATGCCGACTATTTCTATTTGTTTCAAATCCTAAAGCGGAGGTTTATCGGCTTCCGGGTTTTGCCGCAGATATTCTTCAACTGTCTGTTGTTTTTTGGCGAGTCTAGACAAGTGGTCGTTAATGATGTTGGCAAAGTTAAGTTTTCCGTTTACGATTTCGAATCTTTCTGATTCCATTGTGCCTAGATCAATTTCATCTTTGATTTCATT is part of the Leptospiraceae bacterium genome and encodes:
- a CDS encoding SH3 domain-containing protein, with product MMFSKLLLLILLFGFCKEKNIELPKEINVQKEDIKKEEEIYFWTSSKSGIHLREKPDIKSKSIYLLPFRTKLKHIETDSREDIVNSIKDHWVLIESKFGRGWVFSGYIVKESPGNFHSYAPNQKWKAICEGISNSFECYNKIEPIQLKKIEFSKLVQRNVNELILSLENGEKLILKDGNTEVSRFYRFLEHIPEINYYSLVIQYYEGSRIMLINSKSGKDYEFWNYPVISDDYTKLIDADYCPDGTPAYYCGNGLKIYFVNHQNNNELEEEFSIKEGILSPVWMNNNSVNILYFNDFSDERNFLPDSAKINFVDKKWILSK